Proteins from a single region of Lonchura striata isolate bLonStr1 chromosome 34, bLonStr1.mat, whole genome shotgun sequence:
- the LOC144247826 gene encoding serine/threonine-protein kinase pim-1-like, translated as MKRAWGWAGIAALWLRLARARPRPRRRVRPRRRRLPGPAEDTRGTAAPAAPAAASPARAPPLGSAAAGPEPPVSRCRDRRPGDGRPKALGGRSGAAPGPGPSADSRVPPAGKAQEALQERYRVGSLLGRGGFGRVFAATRLSDGAPVAIKRVPRNRVRRWGELPDGTSAPLEIVLLDKVSTGFPGVVQLLEWFELPNSIVMVLERPERSQDLLHFIRARRFLSEEVARELFRQVLEAVRHCTSRGVLHRDIKPENILVDLATGQAKLIDFGCGTYLQDTAYTDFAGALSYSPPEWTRLGWYHGEAATIWSLGILLHQMVCGQHPFRRGRKISWDHQLSLPQRLSPGGSSSLATGEYQCWETAAGS; from the exons tgcctggggctgggccgGCATCGCCGCCCTTTGGCTCCGCCtggcccgagcccggccccggccccgccgcagggTCCGGCCCCGGCGCCGGCGCCTCCCGGGCCCCGCGGAGGACACACGCGGcacggccgctcccgccgcccccgctgCGGCTTCCCCGGCCCGAGCTCCGCCGCtcggcagcgcggccgccggcCCCGAGCCTCCCGTGTCCCGTTGCCGAGACCGAAGGCCTGGGGATGGCCGGCCCAAGGCGCTCGGGGGGCGCtcgggggccgctcctggccccgggccgagcgctgacagccgcgtcccgcccgcagggaaggcgcaggaggccctGCAGGAGCGGTACCGAGTGGGTTCGCTGCTGGGGCGCGGCGGCTTCGGCAGAGTGTTCGCAgccacgcggctctcggacggcgccccg gtggccatcaaaagggtgccacggaaccgcgtccggcgctggggcgagctg CCCGACGGCACCAGCGCACCCCTGGAGATCGTCCTGCTGGACAAGGTGTCCACCGGCTTCCCTGGTGTGGtccagctgctggagtggtttgagctCCCCAACAGCATCGTGATGGTGCTGGAGCGGCCGGAGCGGTCTCAGGACCTCCTGCATTTCATTCGGGCACGGAGGTTCCTGTCTGAAGAGGTGGCACGGGAGCTGTTccgccaggtgctggaggccgtgcggcactgCACCAGCCGCGGGGTCCTGCACCGTGATATAAAACCAGAGAACATCCTGGTTGACCTGGCCACTGGCCAGGCAAAATTGAtcgactttggctgtggcaccTACCTGCAGGACACAGCCTACACTGACTTTGCAG GAGCACTGTCATACAGCCCCCCGGAATGGACCCGCTTGGGCTGGTACCATGGCGAGGCAGcaacgatctggtccctgggcatCCTGCTGCACCAGATGGTCTGCGGGCAGCACCCTTTCAGGAGGGGCCGGAAGATCAGCTGGGACCATCAGCTCTCGCTGCCACAGCGGCTCTCTccaggtggatcctcatctctggccaCGGGGgaataccagtgctgggagacagcagcggGCTCGTGA